From the Acidimicrobiales bacterium genome, the window CCAGCCTCGGTGGAGAGCGCCCTGGCCGCCTGGCCGGACACGGCGGTGCCCAGCACGCGGTAGCCGTCGGCCTCGAAGGCGGCCCGCACCACCTCCAAGGCGGTCGTCTTGCCCGAGCCGGCCACGCCCACCGCCACGTCGATGCCCCGGCCCGAGCCGCAGATCACCGCCACCGCCCGGCGCTGGCCGGCGGTGAGGGGCCGGCCGAGCCTCTCCTCTTTCTCTGCCACGGCCACCTCGACCGTCGCCCGGCGCAGGCTGGTCCGGTCGTCGGCTCCGGCCAGGCGGGCGGCCACCTCCTCCACCGCCGCCTCGGCGGCCAGCACCGACGCAGCGACATAGGCCCGGCTGCGGGCACCGGGAGTCCCAACCAGAGCGATGGCCTCCGGGTGGGCGAGTACGCCGGCCACCACGGTGTCGAGCTCCTCTGGAGCGGCGCCGTAGAGGGCGGGAGCCGCCAAGCGGACCACGTCGGCCCGGGTGAAGACCTTCTGCTCGGCCAGTGGTCCGGCCAGCAGGCCCCGCACCATCTCGGCCCGCTCGGTCGCGCTCAGCCGGCGCAGCGGCCGGTGCTGGCGCTGGTTGACCAGCGGCAGCCGCTCGGCCAGCTTTCGTGACGGCCAGCCCAGGGCGTCGAGCTCGTTGAGCCAGCGCAGCAGCAGCGAGTCCCCGGACTCGTCGGTCTTTGCCGCCCGGGTGGCCCTGGCGGCGATGCCCCGGGCCCGGTAGCTGGTGAAGCCCTCGGACTCCATGGCCTCGTCGATCTCGCTCGACCGCTTGGAAAAGGCGTCGGTCACCGCCTTGGGGATGCCGGCGATGGCCCAGTGGTCGAGCTTGCCGGCCCGTGGTCCGACTCGATGGCGTAGCCCCGCTCCAACGCCACGGCGGCAGCCGCAAGGCGCCCGGCCATGGTGGCGGCGTGGGTGAGGTCGCGGAGGGCGGCGGTGTCGAGTCCCTTCCAGCCGCCGGCGTCGTCGAGCATCTCGGCCACGTTGGCCACCAGCACGTGGTCGTGGGGGCAGGGGTCGCCCGAGCGGGAGGTGGCGTGGCGGGTCCGCGCCCACACCAGCCCGGAGGTGGCTACCCGCCGCTGGGCCCTGCCCCGCCGGCCGCCCTGACGGCAGAACCACTTCTCCAGGAAGGCCAGGGTGGCGTCTGTCTCGGCGTCGAGGATGGCGCGCATGTCCTCGGCCCGGCCGATAAGGCCGAGGATGGCCACGCTCTTGTGGGCCGACACCACCAGCTCCATGCCCGGGCGCTTCGCCGTCACCAGCCGTGTCCCCAGATGCGGGTCACGGGCGCCGCCAGAGCCGAACAGGGCCTCGTAGGAAGCATCGTCCACCGGACCCACCAGGCCGAGGCGCGATGCGAGCTGGCCGCCCCACTCCAGTGGCGTCTCGCCCCGGGAGGCGTAGTAGCCCAGCGCCCGGCCGGCGTGGTCGTCGGCTCTGCCGGCCACGGTGGCGCGGTGGTACTCGACGGAGTCGACGCCCATCTTGCGGATCCAGGCCACCACGCCTCCTGCGCCAGCAACCCGAAGGGGTTGCAATCGTGTTCTCGCAGTAGGCAGTTATGGCCGTTCGGCCGGCGGGCGTCGAGGGATTCCTGGTGGCCGGTCGGTGGTGGTGATCCATGGTGACTGACCGGTTCTCAGCTGTCGAGGCGGTCGCCATCGGGCGGTGGTGGGCGCGCCGGACAGCCGCGGGACGGGCACTCACGGGAAATTTCTGTGGTCGGGCGCGAGATGTTGGCCGCTCGACGGCATAGCTGGTCCTAGCTGGTTCACAACCGGAAAGGAACCGACCCATGAAACCCAACGACGACGACGACGACAAGTTGCCACCCCCGCTGCTCGACATCACCGCCCTCGCCAAGCTGCTCGGCGTCGACCCCCGCCACATCCGCCGCCTGGTGGCCGAGCGGCGGATTCCCATCATCAAGTGGGGACACCTCATCCGCTTCGACCCGGACGAGATCCGCAAGTGGATCGACCGCTACCGCCGGCCCCCGGGTTGGCCGGCCTGAGCGTCGCAGGCCGGCGGTATTCTCTGGGTCATCGCCCACCCACTCGGGCGACTCGCGGCGCTGGCCGCCTCCAACCCATCGCACCAAGGTGCCGGAGCGCGAGGCAAGGCCATGGCGTACATCCGACCGATTTTCGACCGCCAGTCCGACAGGGGCGATCCAGGCCGCAAGCCGGTCGGCTACGAGGTCCGCTACCGCGATGCGAGCGGCAGACAGCGGACCAAGGGCGGGTTCCGGCGCCGGCGGGACGCCGACGCTTACGTCGTGCAGATCGAGTCGGGCCGACAGCAGGGAACCCTGATCCCACATGCCGACGGCGGCGTCCGGCTCGAAGCCGTCGCCGACGCGTGGGTCCGGTCGATCCAGGGCCGACGCAAGCCCAAGACGGTGGACGGCTACGAGAAGCTGCTCGACCTCCACGTCCGCCCGGCGTTCGCCAGCCGGCGGGTCGCCTCCATCACCTACGCGGACGTCGACGCCTTCGTCCGCCCGCTGGAGGCGACCGGCCGGCGACCGGGAACGGTCCGCAACACGTTCTTCGTGCTCAGGATGGTGCTCGACTACGCCATCAAGGACGCCAGGATCAAGGCGAACCCGTGCCAGGGCGTGGAGTTGCCGTCACCGGCGTCACCCGAGATGTTGTTCCTCACCGCCGCCGAGGTGCGCCTCCTGGCCGCTGCGCTCGACGCACGGAGTCAGGAGCGGGCCCGACACCGGGACCGCCCTCCGCCCTATGGGCTCCTCGTCGAGTTCGCCGCCTTCACCGGGCTGCGGGCGGGGGAGACGGGGGCGCTGCGGATCGGCCACGTCGACCTGCGGGCCGGCACCGTGTTCGTCAACCGGTCGGCGTCGGTCGTCAAGGGCGTTCGCACCGAGGGCGAGCCCAAGACACGAGCCGGCCGGCGGACCGTCTTCCTCAACAGGGCGCTCGGAGAGCGGCTCCGAGCCCACCTCGGCGACCGGGTGCTCGACCGGGAGGGCTAC encodes:
- the mobF gene encoding MobF family relaxase, whose protein sequence is MVAWIRKMGVDSVEYHRATVAGRADDHAGRALGYYASRGETPLEWGGQLASRLGLVGPVDDASYEALFGSGGARDPHLGTRLVTAKRPGMELVVSAHKSVAILGLIGRAEDMRAILDAETDATLAFLEKWFCRQGGRRGRAQRRVATSGLVWARTRHATSRSGDPCPHDHVLVANVAEMLDDAGGWKGLDTAALRDLTHAATMAGRLAAAAVALERGYAIESDHGPASSTTGPSPASPRR
- a CDS encoding helix-turn-helix domain-containing protein, which encodes MKPNDDDDDKLPPPLLDITALAKLLGVDPRHIRRLVAERRIPIIKWGHLIRFDPDEIRKWIDRYRRPPGWPA
- a CDS encoding tyrosine-type recombinase/integrase; this translates as MAYIRPIFDRQSDRGDPGRKPVGYEVRYRDASGRQRTKGGFRRRRDADAYVVQIESGRQQGTLIPHADGGVRLEAVADAWVRSIQGRRKPKTVDGYEKLLDLHVRPAFASRRVASITYADVDAFVRPLEATGRRPGTVRNTFFVLRMVLDYAIKDARIKANPCQGVELPSPASPEMLFLTAAEVRLLAAALDARSQERARHRDRPPPYGLLVEFAAFTGLRAGETGALRIGHVDLRAGTVFVNRSASVVKGVRTEGEPKTRAGRRTVFLNRALGERLRAHLGDRVLDREGYVFAAEDGGPLNYGTFYSVYFKPAVREVFPERQHRLRYHDLRHSYASLLVEQGALPKEMAELMGHSSVQITLDRYSHIMPHMAAALAERMDAAYRAAEPTTSPGDAGQAPIVRLP